ATGGAATTCTCTGTAAGAGCTGCGGAACTAACAACTCTATTAGAAAGTCGAATTACCAACTTTTACACTAATTTTCAAGTGGATGAGATCGGTCGAGTGGTCTCAGTTGGAGATGGGATTGCACGTGTTTATGGATTGAACGAGATTCAAGCTGGGGAATTGGTTGAATTTGCCAGCGGTGTGAAAGGAATAGCGTTGAATCTTGAGAATGAGAATGTCGGAATTGTTGTCTTTGGTAGTGATACCTCTATCAAAGAAGGAGATCTTGTCAAACGTACTGGATCTATTGTGGATGTTCCTGCGGGAAAGGCTATGCTAGGGCGTGTGGTCGACGGGTTGGGAGTACCTATTGATGGAAGAGGGGCTCTAAGCGATCACGAGCGAAGACGTGTCGAAGTGAAAGCCCCTGGGATTATAGAACGTAAATCAGTGCACGAGCCTATGCAAACTGGGTTAAAAGCGGTAGATAGCCTGGTTCCTATAGGCCGTGGTCAACGAGAACTTATAATCGGGGACCGACAAACTGGAAAAACAGCTATTGCTATCGATACCATATTAAACCAAAAGCAAATGAACTCAAGGGCCACCTCTGAGAGTGAGACATTGTATTGTGTCTATGTAGCGATTGGACAGAAACGCTCAACTGTGGCACAATTAGTTCAAATTCTTTCAGAAGCGAATGCTTTAGAATATTCCATTCTAGTAGCAGCCACCGCTTCGGATCCTGCACCTCTGCAATTTCTGGCCCCATATTCTGGGTGTGCCATGGGGGAATATTTCCGCGATAATGGAATGCACGCATTAATAATCTATGATGATCTTAGTAAACAGGCCGTGGCATATCGACAAATGTCATTATTGTTACGCCGACCACCAGGCCGTGAGGCTTTCCCAGGCGATGTTTTCTATTTACATTCCCGTCTCTTAGAAAGAGCCGCAAAACGGTCTGACCAGACAGGCGCAGGTAGCTTGACCGCCTTACCCGTCATTGAAACACAAGCTGGAGACGTATCGGCCTATATTCCCACCAATGTTATCTCCATTACGGATGGACAAATCTGTTTGGAAACAGAGCTCTTTTATCGGGGAATTAGACCAGCTATTAACGTCGGCTTATCTGTCAGTCGCGTCGGGTCTGCCGCTCAGTTGAAAGCTATGAAACAAGTCTGCGGTAGTTTAAAACTGGAATTGGCACAATATCGCGAAGTGGCCGCCTTTGCTCAATTTGGCTCAGACCTTGATGCTGCGACTCAGGCATTACTCAATAGAGGTGCAAGGCTTACAGAAGTACTGAAACAACCACAATATGCACCACTTCCAATTGAAAAACAAATTCTAGTAATTTATGCAGCTGTCAATGGATTCTGTGATCGAATGCCATTAGACAAAATTGCTCAATATGAAAGAGACATTCTAAGCACTATCAAACCAGATTTACTAGAATCACTAAAAGGTGGACTAACTGGCGAAAGAAAGATAGAACCAGATGCATTCTTAAAAGAAAAAGCGCTTCACAAATGATGATGGAACAATTTCTTAATACCCCTATTCTCCTTTCATCCGGAGCAGCCGTAACTTTGGCTCATCATGCAATACTCGCGGGGAAGGAAAAACGAGCTGTTTACGCTTTAGTAGCAACCGTTTCCCTGGCTCTAGTATTCACTGGCTTTCAAGGAATGGAATATTATCAAGCACCCTTAACTAGGGCGTGCGTTGGGGGGGACTTCTTACCCCATCAGCTTTTGGCGGTAGGTGAGGGGCTGGAGCCGAAAGCTCCAGACCCCGCTCCGGCCAGAAACCCCGACCCCCTTGTACGGGGATTCAAGGAAGGGGTAGGCCAAGAGGCAGGTCGTTGTGCCCGCCGAAACCTTCTCTCTTGCCTATACCCTGAAGATGCCCGGGGTTGTGGCTTCACACATATTCTTATAAGCGCTATCACCAAAGGGTATGACTTTTTAGTTATTAAAGCCGGCGCTGGTGGGCAGAATACTTCGGGGCTGGAGTGAAGAGCCAGCACCTGTCAGGAACTGTATAAAAAAGGACCGAGAACGACATATGGTCTGAGACTCACTTCCTTGAGAAGAGGGCGACAAGTAATGTAGGCAGTGGCCGTTCCTGAAATGTCGCGGTAGCTCGACCAAAGCCGGTCAATAAGACAGTTCCCGATCCTAGTGCTTTCGATATCTTTATGTGGGAGAGGAATAGCCCTACCTAGGTTTGGTCCTTATTAAGGAGCTCATTTCCTGGACGGAAGAATACAGTAATCGGGCAAGACTTCTATTCTTAAAGAGTCTTTAGTGGCAGTTCATGGAGGCTAAATAGCCGGATTGAAATAAGTAAGCCTCGCATTCAACATCAATGAACAAATGACCATTACTTATTCCCGATGAGGAGAAACACTGATGGGAACGATATTGGACCCCAGGTCGGGCTTGGCATAGTTACGAGGTTCCCGGTATATTTAACTAACACTAACTGAAGCTAACCTGAAGCTTTCTTATCATGCGACTCTTGGATCGAAAAGAGGCTGCTGGACTGGACCAAGGCTTAAACTGCCAGGCACGGACGAGCTAGCTGGGCGAAGGGATTCCCGAGTCAAACTACTACCATACATAGCATAGAGCTGGAAGCTGCACTAGTGGACAGAGAAGACTGGACGTGAACACGAAACTGTACAGGAATAAGAATCGCCCCACTTTCCCTCTTTGAAAGAGCATAGCCCTGTAACCCCTAAAAAGAGGAAGAGAGTGTAATGCCATTATATTTTATATATCCTTTCTTTCTATATATATAATTCTGATTACTCTAAAGAAGCGCGAGCGCTGGGCTTTTCGTGATAAAAAAACTCCCCTAAACTCTCTTCTTCCGGGGATTCGGGTTAGTTGTTGACTTACAAACAAAGAAAGGCAGATCTATTAAGATCTTTATATGGCATTCTAACTCTAACAATTAACGATCATAATCCTTTTATCAGGGTGCTCTTCACATTCATTCATCAGCCTGCTTCAAAATCCCTTTGCGTGCACCTTTCTACTAGTCTCACTTGAAATGAAGTTCTTCCCATTCCCCTTGGGGTAAATTCCTTGGAAAAGACGCTTGAGCAGCCAGCCTTCTTTCTTGCCCAGGTCTTGGGCTAGGCTAGGAGATCGGAAGCCTCAATTCAAGTCGAGCTGCAGCTTTTCTACACTCAAAGGGAACCCGGCATCCCATTAACTGAGACTTCCTATGCATAGCTGTAGCCTTTCGTCATACCCAAACAAAGGCTACTTAGTGCCTCCACCAACTGGGAAGCAAGAGTATGAGTCAAAAAGCCCACATACACCTCCCTATATAGAGAATATAAGTCTTTAATAGGGCTACAAGGGAGAGTGTGGTCAAAGGGCGGCTGTGGGCGGGCCTTCGTCGGGAACAGATTGTGCCCATGATTGGGAAAGCTGCTGAGTTCGCTAGATATAAAAATGACATTATAAAAGTAAAAAGTCTCATGAGTCGCTGCGGGCTTATTACGAATTCCATTGTTAACACGAATCGGCCATTGTCTTTTCGGGTTCCCCCACCTAGGAAATTACTTACTTAGACTATAGCGACCCTAATAAGACATACCCACTTATCCTTAAACGAAAAAGAGGAGCACACCAACTCTATGAAGAATTCCTGGCCTTGTTACAACAATACGCTTAAAATACCCGATTAATGCTGAATTGGGGCAAATACTAAACCAAACGAGCTCTTTGCGCCCTACGATTGCTACTGTTATGCTTGTTGGGTGGTCGGTCCTACTCTTTCTTTGAGGAGTATGGGTCGATTTCGCTTGTTTCAAAGTGCACTGCACTGACTAGACAAACTAAACGGCACTAAAGCTTTAACCTACCTCATCCACCGCCCTGACGAAATTAAGTAATTCCAGATCAAGTTCGGATCCGTGGAACTACCAAGGAAGAATTGGGCTTTACAGCGCCAATAGCCATCCTCCACTAGATACATCATTATGAAATCGGGCAGTAGATCGGTGCGCGCAAACACAGATTCTCGGACAGGGGGACCTGAAAGACTTCTACAGGCTTTCTTTTGCCCTTCTTTCTTTACCGCTTGGAACTAGATGTAATCGAACTTACACTTTATGAAGGCAACCCAAAGAAGAGACAGGTAGGACCCGCGCGCCTATGGACCAATGTAACCCAACCAGTAACTAGTGCCCCCAATGGACCGATACTATGTAACTCCAACTGAAAAGGGAGACTGAATATAAATTGAATATTATGGGCTTGATTGATCATACTTGATGACTGATTGATGGATACCTTTGTTATATAGTTCCGATGAACCCCACGGATGTCGTCTATAGGGGCTACCTGAAGCTATTCTCCGGTACCTATACCCACTATTCATGAACATAGTCGATGTTAAGGTTACTATAGATGGAAATGCTTCCACCTCAGCCCTTCTTCCCTTAAGGAATAATAATTACATTTGCTTGCTTCCCCGAAAGCCTAAAAACAAGAGTTCCAGGGGGCTCAGTAAACCCTATTTGCTATAGTTTTTAAAGGCCTGAAGGATATAAAAAAGGGAATAAAATTATTTCCTTTATCAAGGAAGCCAGACCTAATCGCTCTCACGCTTCTAAGTCTTTCTGGCTTTGGCTTGTCGGATAAGACCGGGTGCTATTAACCCTCTTTATTACAGGTGATAAATTACCTTACCTTTTCATTAGTAAGGAAACTTCGAGCTCATATAAGAATTCCTCTTTATTACCGTATAATCTTTCTATCTCAATCTCATCTTTCTCTTTATAAGCCCTGTGCTCCGAATCCGCCGATTCACGTACGTCTAAATGAGTTCCCCAGAGGACAGGATCATGATGACCTCTGGCTCTTTGAGCAAGTCCAAGAGCCAGCCGCAGACGGAAAGCAAGGAAATGTCACCTACAGAAGGAGGAAAGCACTTCGAAGAAAGACTAGTCCAACTCTTAGATGGACAGATGTCGACACTTGAGTCAAAGTCTTCAACCGACAGTACAAAAAGAACTAATGTCCCCATTGTTATGATCGGAAACAATATAAAAAAATGTAGAAGGAAGAGAGGGCCACTACAATCAATGTTTATCAGACTACTCTTTCAAAGTCAACTGCAACAACTACAACTAAAAGAAGAGCAAATAATTTCCCGGGGGGGTGCATTAAACGGAGAATATGTCGAAACATCAAATTTAAAATGCAGGATAAGATGAAATTAATAACTATAACACAACCAGGCTCGAAGTAATATCACCAGAATATAAGGATATTGTAGGGGCGGAAAAAACTAAAGCAATTGAAAGAAAAAAAAGTATATTAGCGAAAGACGGTGTCTTCTTTTTTGCAACAGCCGATTCGTTCACAGCCTTTACGCCCACTCCCACTCAACTACTATTAGACCTCGGGCATCCGCTTAAACCAACTCTGCTGGCCTGAAGCCTATTTGTTTGTCCAATCATTCCCTTCCGAACTGCTTGGCTTGCATTTGATGCTTCTAAAGGGGGATGAATGTCTTATCTTATATAAATATTTTGCATCAGTCTTTTTTGTCCCAATCCCTCAACAGCTCCTTCTCTTGCAGCCTATTCTCTAGAAGTAGCAGCTCCCTATGGGCATTCGATACATCCACCGCCACTTCTTCTTAGACCGTTCGTGCCCCATAGCCAATGGCTCACTTCCTTTAAGATGCCTATGGTACTTAGATACTTTCAATCCCCTCGGGTTCAGTTCTATTAGTGGAATCCCCCAAAGCGGAAGAAGCGAAATGGTAAAGGTCCCTTCCCTCAGTTACTTCTTTGCCTTCCCTTACCTATGGTTTTTTAAAGACTGCTTCATCCCACCACCTTCATCCTATCTTCATGTCCGATAATCTCTGCAGTTGAAGTGAGAATCGCCTCTTTGACACTACCAGATCAGCATCAGCTAACTCTCCAGGCTAAGCCAATAAGATCGAATAAGAGGAAGTTTCATGTGCTTTCGGGAAATATAAAAAATATTCCAAAAAGAGATTCAACCCCCAAAAGAGCTCAGGGCATGAGATGCTGCGGTTAGGTCCCTATTGTCTTCTGCACCGGTTCATGATTCAATTGCCCAAGAAAGAAAAGAAAGGGCTATGCGAAAGGTTGCTTCAATATTCCGGTAGTTTTCGTTGAGAGCGAGGACCGAACGGATGGAAGAGGCACGTGACTGCTTGGACGCTGGGGAATAGAGGAGGTTTTTATAATCATACGACCGCCGAGGGTGCCCTGCATGAGACAAAAGACAAACGAATCTCTGGTCTGTCAAACCAGGGGAGAGCCACTACAGCTTCATCACCTCTTTCTTTCCTCGAGCCGTCCAGCCAGTGAAAAAGCCTGTCTTCGCTTAGGAGACCCCTCAGACAAGGTCAATCCAGTTGAAGTTGATTCTTTTTGCCAGGCTAGTTGCCTTCTTTGGTAGGCCTGTTGAAGAAAAAAGTGATTAG
The sequence above is drawn from the Trifolium pratense mitochondrion, complete genome genome and encodes:
- the atp1 gene encoding ATPase subunit 1, whose translation is MEFSVRAAELTTLLESRITNFYTNFQVDEIGRVVSVGDGIARVYGLNEIQAGELVEFASGVKGIALNLENENVGIVVFGSDTSIKEGDLVKRTGSIVDVPAGKAMLGRVVDGLGVPIDGRGALSDHERRRVEVKAPGIIERKSVHEPMQTGLKAVDSLVPIGRGQRELIIGDRQTGKTAIAIDTILNQKQMNSRATSESETLYCVYVAIGQKRSTVAQLVQILSEANALEYSILVAATASDPAPLQFLAPYSGCAMGEYFRDNGMHALIIYDDLSKQAVAYRQMSLLLRRPPGREAFPGDVFYLHSRLLERAAKRSDQTGAGSLTALPVIETQAGDVSAYIPTNVISITDGQICLETELFYRGIRPAINVGLSVSRVGSAAQLKAMKQVCGSLKLELAQYREVAAFAQFGSDLDAATQALLNRGARLTEVLKQPQYAPLPIEKQILVIYAAVNGFCDRMPLDKIAQYERDILSTIKPDLLESLKGGLTGERKIEPDAFLKEKALHK